In a genomic window of Panthera tigris isolate Pti1 chromosome D4, P.tigris_Pti1_mat1.1, whole genome shotgun sequence:
- the LOC122232957 gene encoding collagen alpha-1(I) chain-like — MPARLRGAAFCTPGRRGLRDGECHVWARGLRGGAARVDKCGGGGPPERQRGEGPAGGACVPGPVEEAGKARPNTPFPARPAALGWAGRTRGSGGRSAGTPPAPARESRRAGRRGARRRPRARRGLAGPALRRHPPAALLAVVRTPAPGEPGEEASAGRTLRKAPRYLGGCWWLGSFPGGRGASGR; from the coding sequence ATGCCGGCGAGGCTGCGAGGTGCTGCCTTTTGTACTCCGGGCAGACGCGGCCTCCGGGACGGGGAATGCCACGTCTGGGCTCGTGGGCTGCGAGGCGGCGCTGCCCGCGTGGATAAATGCGGCGGGGGTGGTCCGCCAGAGCGGCAGCGCGGAGAGGGGCCTGCGGGAGGTGCGTGTGTGCCCGGTCCGGTCGAGGAGGCGGGGAAGGCGCGGCCGAACACACCCTTCCCCGCACGCCCCGCAGCTCTCGGCTGGGCGGGGAGGACCAGAGGCTCGGGCGGGCGCAGCGCGgggacaccccccgcccccgcacggGAGTCCCGTCGGGCCGGGCGCCGAGGTGCCCGGCGCCGACCCCGGGCTCGCCGCGGCCTGGCAGGGCCGGCCCTGCGGCGCCACCCGCCCGCCGCCCTGCTCGCGGTCGTCCGCACCCCGGCCCCCGGCGAGCCGGGCGAGGAGGCCTCGGCCGGACGGACACTGCGGAAGGCCCCGCGTTACCTGGGGGGTTGCTGGTGGCTGGGCAGCTTTCCGGGCGGGAGGGGGGCGTCAGGACGATGA